The following proteins are co-located in the Flavobacterium sp. CECT 9288 genome:
- the tpiA gene encoding triose-phosphate isomerase, with protein MRKKIVAGNWKMHKNAEQTEDLLNELIAKLPTETNAHVMVAPTFVNLASAVDHLEFTNIEVAAQNLHAAEGGAFTGEISADMLKSVGVTNVILGHSERRAMFHETDAVIAAKVDTALRHEMTVLFCFGEELKDRQTGNHFNIVENQLRDGLFHIEAKDWDKIVLAYEPVWAIGTGETASPDQAQEMHEFIRETVRKSFGNDIADNVSILYGGSVKPDNAVEIFSKPDVDGGLIGGAALKADDFVAIVNAI; from the coding sequence ATGAGAAAAAAAATTGTAGCTGGAAATTGGAAAATGCATAAAAATGCAGAACAAACTGAGGATTTATTGAACGAGTTAATTGCAAAGTTACCAACTGAAACAAATGCACATGTTATGGTTGCACCTACATTTGTTAACCTAGCATCAGCAGTGGATCACTTAGAGTTTACCAATATTGAAGTTGCAGCTCAAAATCTTCATGCAGCAGAGGGCGGTGCATTTACTGGAGAAATTTCGGCAGATATGTTGAAAAGTGTGGGTGTTACAAATGTCATCTTGGGGCATTCAGAAAGAAGAGCTATGTTTCACGAAACTGACGCTGTGATTGCCGCAAAAGTGGATACTGCTTTAAGACATGAAATGACTGTTTTATTCTGCTTTGGCGAAGAATTAAAAGACAGACAAACTGGAAACCATTTCAACATAGTAGAAAATCAATTGCGTGATGGATTGTTTCACATTGAAGCAAAAGATTGGGACAAAATTGTTTTGGCTTATGAACCCGTTTGGGCAATTGGAACTGGAGAAACAGCCTCTCCAGATCAAGCACAAGAAATGCACGAATTCATAAGAGAAACCGTAAGAAAATCTTTTGGAAATGATATTGCTGACAATGTATCTATACTTTACGGTGGTAGCGTAAAACCAGACAATGCTGTTGAAATATTCTCAAAGCCAGATGTTGATGGTGGATTAATAGGAGGAGCAGCATTAAAAGCTGATGATTTTGTTGCAATTGTAAATGCAATATAA
- a CDS encoding CIA30 family protein: protein MEPLLLFHFDHSCDLSHWRIVNDSVMGGESNSSIICNTDGKGLFTGTISLENNGGFCALKYTFDSLSLQDAKSFSVRLKGDGKAYQFRVKNKISEAHSYVFAFETTTDWQTVNIPINELKPAFRGQKLNLPQYNGENLEEITFLIGNKKNETFELAIESITVI from the coding sequence ATGGAACCATTACTGCTATTTCATTTTGATCATAGCTGTGACTTGTCACATTGGAGAATTGTAAACGACTCTGTGATGGGTGGCGAATCTAATAGTTCCATTATCTGTAATACCGATGGGAAAGGCCTCTTTACCGGAACTATTTCATTAGAGAATAACGGTGGTTTTTGTGCTTTAAAATACACTTTTGATTCGTTATCATTGCAAGATGCAAAGTCATTTTCTGTGAGATTGAAAGGTGATGGAAAAGCATACCAATTTCGGGTTAAAAATAAAATAAGCGAAGCTCATTCTTATGTTTTTGCATTTGAAACCACAACAGATTGGCAAACTGTAAATATTCCCATCAATGAATTAAAACCAGCGTTTAGAGGTCAAAAACTGAACTTACCGCAATACAACGGGGAAAACTTAGAAGAAATTACTTTCTTAATTGGCAATAAAAAAAACGAGACTTTTGAGTTAGCAATAGAAAGCATTACTGTCATATAG
- a CDS encoding YihY/virulence factor BrkB family protein — protein sequence MSKKTEDKLLEIPIVRNVVIGLKKIKLPWLQGLSLYYLIELYVIGIIESAVTYHASAVAFSFFMALFPFALFILNLIPFIPIDGFQEDFLLFVKDGVPPNTYDAIYKIISDILNNSDSGLLSSGFILSIFLMANGLNGILGGFETSRHVLVKRGFIRQYIVALGMSMLLSFLLIVTVATIVVFEVLLQKTVFSDQIQLIVLGRYAFVILMILMTTSILFKFGTKHDKNRAFISIGSVFTTILIILDSYLFGIWVVKFSKYNELYGSIGTLLILMFYIWINCMILLLGFELNATINKLKLKSE from the coding sequence ATGAGTAAAAAAACAGAAGACAAATTACTTGAAATTCCTATTGTAAGGAATGTAGTTATAGGTTTAAAAAAAATAAAACTACCATGGCTACAAGGCTTGTCTCTTTATTATTTAATAGAGCTATACGTTATAGGAATTATTGAAAGTGCGGTAACTTATCATGCTAGTGCTGTTGCATTTAGTTTTTTTATGGCTTTGTTTCCGTTTGCGTTGTTCATATTAAATCTTATTCCATTCATACCTATTGATGGTTTTCAAGAAGATTTTCTACTATTTGTAAAAGATGGAGTACCACCAAATACATATGATGCCATTTATAAAATTATAAGTGATATTTTGAATAACAGTGACTCAGGTTTGTTGTCATCTGGATTTATTTTATCTATTTTTTTAATGGCAAATGGTTTAAATGGAATTTTAGGAGGTTTTGAAACCTCAAGGCATGTGCTAGTAAAAAGAGGATTTATAAGGCAATATATAGTTGCTTTAGGAATGTCAATGTTGTTGTCTTTTTTGTTAATAGTAACGGTTGCAACAATCGTTGTATTTGAAGTACTTTTGCAAAAGACAGTTTTTAGTGATCAAATTCAATTGATAGTTCTAGGTAGGTATGCCTTTGTTATTTTGATGATTTTAATGACTACTTCCATTTTGTTTAAATTTGGAACAAAACATGATAAAAATAGGGCTTTCATATCAATTGGTTCTGTTTTTACTACAATTTTGATCATTTTAGACTCGTATCTATTTGGTATTTGGGTTGTAAAGTTTTCAAAATACAATGAATTATATGGTTCAATAGGAACTTTGTTGATATTGATGTTTTACATTTGGATCAATTGCATGATTTTGCTTTTGGGATTTGAGTTGAATGCAACCATCAATAAGTTGAAATTAAAGAGTGAGTAA
- a CDS encoding BT_3928 family protein has product MKNIITQFSRIFVGILFIISGLIKLNDPIGFSYKLAEYFSEPVFNMPIFIPLSLSLALFLVILEVVLGIMLLIGYKSKFTIWSLLILIVLFTFLTFYSAYFNVVKDCGCFGDALKLTPWQSFTKDIVLLFFILVLFFNKKLVNPLFPGILQNVIFILSILACCFMGYWVLNHLPIIDFRPYKVGNNIQKGMRIPDGAQKSVVEMIFIYKVGGVEKEFTEKDLMSIPEGAVFVDRKDKVISEGYVPPIHDFTMEKEDTDYKDEFLQEPKLIMITAYDLDLADATGMQKVEKLKQQAVTKGYKVVGLTASTPEKLESAKKKFNFTFDFYFCDAITVKTIERANPSIIILDKGTVTQKVHHNDIDQLKL; this is encoded by the coding sequence ATGAAAAATATAATAACTCAATTTTCAAGAATTTTTGTTGGAATCCTATTCATTATTTCAGGATTGATAAAACTCAACGATCCGATAGGCTTTTCATACAAACTAGCGGAATATTTTAGCGAGCCCGTGTTTAATATGCCTATTTTTATACCGCTTTCATTATCACTTGCCTTATTCCTGGTGATTCTAGAGGTAGTTTTAGGGATCATGTTGCTCATTGGTTACAAATCTAAATTTACAATTTGGAGTTTACTTATACTAATTGTTTTATTTACTTTCTTGACCTTTTACTCTGCTTATTTTAATGTAGTCAAAGATTGTGGTTGTTTTGGCGACGCTTTAAAACTAACACCTTGGCAATCCTTCACTAAAGACATTGTATTACTATTCTTTATACTTGTCTTATTTTTCAACAAAAAACTAGTAAATCCATTATTTCCTGGAATTCTTCAAAACGTTATTTTTATATTGAGTATCTTAGCTTGTTGCTTCATGGGTTATTGGGTACTTAACCATTTACCAATAATTGATTTTAGACCTTACAAAGTAGGGAATAACATTCAAAAAGGAATGCGAATTCCTGATGGTGCTCAAAAATCAGTTGTTGAAATGATATTCATTTACAAAGTGGGTGGTGTAGAAAAAGAATTTACCGAAAAAGATTTAATGTCAATTCCTGAGGGTGCTGTTTTTGTGGATCGTAAAGACAAAGTAATTTCTGAAGGGTACGTACCTCCTATTCATGATTTCACAATGGAAAAAGAAGACACTGATTATAAGGATGAATTTCTTCAAGAACCAAAACTCATCATGATTACAGCGTATGACTTAGATTTAGCCGACGCAACTGGGATGCAAAAAGTAGAAAAACTAAAACAACAAGCTGTAACCAAAGGATATAAAGTAGTTGGTTTAACTGCCTCTACTCCGGAAAAACTAGAGTCTGCCAAGAAAAAATTCAATTTTACATTTGACTTTTATTTTTGTGATGCAATTACGGTCAAAACCATTGAAAGAGCAAATCCAAGTATCATAATTCTAGATAAAGGAACTGTCACTCAAAAAGTTCATCATAATGATATTGATCAATTAAAATTATAA
- a CDS encoding DUF2147 domain-containing protein yields the protein MKNTITIIALFFSVCFYGQNQSVLGKWKTIDDETGKAKSIVEIYERSGMIYGKIIDIIDVEKKKSVCTACTGEEKNKPIMGLVIIKGLKKDGKEYNSGKILDPVTGKQYKCFIALEGNDKLNVRGYIGVSLFGRTQTWNRVR from the coding sequence ATGAAAAATACGATTACAATTATTGCATTATTTTTTTCCGTGTGTTTTTATGGTCAAAATCAATCGGTTTTAGGAAAATGGAAAACTATTGATGATGAAACTGGTAAAGCCAAATCTATTGTAGAAATTTACGAACGATCAGGGATGATTTATGGTAAAATCATTGATATTATTGATGTAGAAAAGAAGAAAAGTGTTTGTACAGCATGTACAGGAGAAGAGAAAAATAAACCTATTATGGGTTTAGTTATCATCAAAGGTCTTAAAAAAGATGGTAAAGAATATAATTCAGGAAAAATCTTGGATCCGGTTACTGGTAAGCAGTATAAATGTTTTATTGCTCTTGAAGGGAATGACAAACTAAATGTTCGCGGTTACATTGGCGTATCTTTGTTTGGAAGAACTCAAACCTGGAATAGAGTTAGATAA
- a CDS encoding cold-shock protein: MSKGVVKFFNETKGFGFITEEGSGTDHFVHISGVVDQIREGDTVEFELENGKKGLIAVQVVVI, from the coding sequence ATGAGTAAAGGAGTAGTTAAATTCTTCAATGAAACTAAAGGGTTCGGATTCATTACTGAAGAAGGTTCAGGAACAGATCATTTTGTACACATTTCTGGCGTAGTCGATCAAATTCGCGAAGGTGATACAGTAGAATTTGAATTAGAAAATGGAAAAAAAGGATTAATTGCAGTCCAAGTTGTAGTAATCTAA
- the rlmH gene encoding 23S rRNA (pseudouridine(1915)-N(3))-methyltransferase RlmH, translating into MNIKLIAIGKTDNKELQSLINDYTKRLSFYIKFDLEIIPDIKNVKNLSESQQKEKEGELILAKINPTDQLILLDENGKTFSSVRFSEELQKKMNSGVKTLVFVIGGPYGFSDTVYTKAQGKISLSLMTFSHQMVRLFFIEQLYRGFTILRNEPYHHQ; encoded by the coding sequence ATGAATATTAAACTAATAGCCATTGGCAAAACAGACAATAAAGAATTGCAATCTTTAATTAATGATTACACCAAACGATTGTCCTTTTACATCAAATTTGATTTAGAAATTATTCCTGACATCAAAAATGTAAAGAATTTATCTGAAAGTCAGCAAAAAGAGAAAGAAGGCGAATTGATTTTAGCAAAAATAAATCCTACTGATCAACTTATTTTGCTAGATGAAAATGGGAAAACCTTTTCGAGTGTACGTTTTTCAGAAGAACTTCAAAAGAAAATGAATTCTGGAGTAAAAACTTTAGTTTTTGTTATTGGTGGTCCTTATGGTTTTTCTGATACTGTTTATACTAAAGCACAAGGGAAAATTTCTCTGTCGTTAATGACTTTCTCACATCAAATGGTTCGGTTGTTTTTTATTGAGCAATTGTATCGCGGCTTCACGATTTTAAGAAACGAACCGTATCATCATCAATAA
- the folP gene encoding dihydropteroate synthase — MTINCKGLLIELSTPKVMGVLNVTPNSFFDGGKYKNESDILSQVEKMRIEGASFIDIGAYSSKPNAEFVSEKEEISRVVPVVDLVLKHFPDTILSIDTFRSEVARATLENGAALINDISAGNLDTKMLETIAKYNVPYIMMHMRGNPQTMQTLTDYHDIVKEMMFYFSEKVAFARSLGINDIIVDPGFGFAKTTAQNFDVFSKLELFSSLNVPLLVGVSRKSMIYKTLNTTAQDALNGTTVMNTLALTKGAKILRVHDVKEAMECVTLYNKLNS; from the coding sequence ATGACTATTAATTGTAAAGGATTACTTATTGAATTATCAACGCCCAAAGTAATGGGAGTTTTAAATGTAACACCTAATTCTTTTTTTGATGGAGGAAAATATAAAAATGAATCGGATATTCTTTCTCAAGTTGAGAAAATGCGAATTGAGGGTGCAAGTTTTATAGATATTGGTGCGTATTCAAGTAAACCAAATGCTGAATTTGTTTCGGAAAAGGAAGAGATTTCTAGAGTTGTGCCTGTTGTAGATTTGGTTCTAAAACATTTTCCTGATACAATTCTTTCCATAGATACTTTTAGAAGCGAAGTTGCTCGGGCCACACTTGAGAATGGCGCAGCCCTAATAAACGATATTTCCGCAGGGAATTTAGATACTAAAATGCTTGAAACCATCGCTAAGTATAACGTTCCTTATATAATGATGCACATGCGGGGAAATCCTCAAACCATGCAAACACTCACGGACTATCATGATATTGTAAAAGAAATGATGTTTTATTTTTCTGAAAAAGTAGCATTTGCAAGAAGTTTGGGGATTAATGATATAATTGTTGATCCAGGCTTTGGCTTTGCCAAGACTACTGCTCAAAACTTTGATGTTTTTAGTAAGTTAGAATTGTTTTCTAGTTTAAATGTACCTCTTTTAGTAGGGGTTTCCAGAAAATCAATGATTTACAAAACACTAAATACTACGGCGCAGGACGCGCTCAACGGTACAACCGTTATGAATACTTTGGCATTGACCAAGGGTGCCAAAATTCTACGCGTACACGATGTTAAAGAAGCTATGGAATGTGTGACTTTGTACAACAAACTTAATTCTTAA
- the priA gene encoding primosomal protein N': protein MFFVEVILPLSLAKTFTYAVTEVEFHFLKKGMRVAVPFGKSKVYTALVIEIHQNKPSLYEAKEISQILDETPIVTEIQIQHWQWIASYYMCAIGDVYRGALPSALLLESETVISQKSNSFVDSSQLSDEEFLVYEALQQQSSLKIQDIISILNKKNIFPVIQKLVDKNILVLHEEVQENYKPKLVRYVRLHPKFDSNQGLNELLETLKNAAKQRDVVMSYFQISATEKKPITVKKLIEVSHSSSVIVKALIEKEIFEDYYLQQDRVVFEGKLTEDLLELNTYQQLALSEIKADFSTKEVCLLHGVTSSGKTEIYIKLIEEYLELGSQILYLLPEIALTTQLVGRLRAYFGNKVAVFHSKYNNNERIEVWNQVLQKSDKAQVVIGARSALFLPFQNLGLLIVDEEHEQTFKQVDPAPRYHARDAAIVLAKAHKAKVLLGSATPSIETYYNAKSGKFGLVELSQRHGNVMMPQIELVDLKDKYFRKKMNGHFSDDLIQSITDALVLGEQVILFQNRRGYSPVMECITCGHVPHCQQCDVSLTFHKNKNQLRCHYCGYSMAKPTNCHACSSLDLITKGFGTEQIEQELAVLFPNSKIGRMDQDTTRGKFGFEKIIDSFKNREIDILVGTQMLAKGLDFDNVTLVGILNADNMLFHPDFRAFERSFQMMTQVSGRAGRSVKQGKVIIQTYNPNHNTIQQVTHNDYNGMYQEQLYDRQIYKYPPYFKLIKITLKQRNYDKVNEGSAWLYQVLSQNLNMPVLGPEEPAISRIRNEYIRTILIKIPNTTSLVNTKKTIHKIMNSFETVAQFRAIKVILNVDYY, encoded by the coding sequence ATGTTTTTTGTTGAAGTAATCTTACCGCTTTCCTTAGCTAAAACCTTTACATACGCCGTAACTGAAGTTGAATTCCATTTTTTAAAAAAGGGAATGCGAGTTGCGGTACCGTTTGGTAAAAGTAAAGTTTATACGGCACTTGTTATTGAAATTCATCAAAACAAACCATCCTTATACGAAGCAAAGGAAATCAGTCAAATTCTTGATGAAACTCCTATTGTAACTGAAATTCAAATTCAGCATTGGCAATGGATCGCATCTTATTATATGTGTGCTATTGGAGATGTATACAGGGGAGCATTACCAAGTGCTTTGCTTCTAGAGAGTGAAACTGTTATTTCTCAAAAAAGCAATTCTTTTGTTGATTCAAGTCAATTGTCTGATGAAGAATTTCTTGTTTACGAAGCACTTCAGCAACAAAGTTCTTTAAAAATTCAGGATATAATTTCTATCTTGAATAAAAAAAATATCTTTCCTGTTATTCAAAAATTAGTGGATAAAAATATTCTAGTTCTTCATGAAGAAGTTCAAGAAAATTACAAACCTAAGTTGGTTCGCTATGTTCGTTTGCATCCTAAATTCGATTCGAATCAGGGATTGAATGAATTATTAGAAACTTTAAAAAATGCGGCAAAGCAAAGAGATGTTGTAATGTCTTATTTTCAAATAAGTGCAACCGAGAAAAAGCCTATTACTGTAAAAAAATTAATTGAAGTTAGCCATTCGTCTTCTGTAATTGTTAAGGCATTAATTGAGAAAGAGATTTTTGAAGATTATTATTTGCAACAAGACAGAGTGGTTTTTGAGGGCAAATTGACTGAGGATTTGCTAGAATTAAATACGTATCAGCAGCTTGCATTAAGTGAAATTAAAGCTGATTTTTCTACTAAAGAGGTGTGTTTGTTGCATGGGGTAACTTCTAGCGGTAAAACAGAAATTTACATAAAGCTCATAGAAGAATACCTAGAATTAGGAAGTCAAATATTGTATCTACTTCCAGAGATAGCCTTGACGACTCAATTAGTAGGTAGACTAAGAGCTTATTTTGGTAATAAGGTGGCTGTTTTTCATTCGAAATATAATAACAATGAACGTATTGAGGTTTGGAATCAAGTTTTACAAAAATCAGATAAAGCGCAAGTTGTAATAGGAGCCAGGTCGGCTTTGTTTTTACCTTTTCAAAATTTAGGATTACTAATTGTTGATGAAGAACATGAACAAACCTTTAAACAAGTTGATCCTGCACCACGTTATCATGCCCGTGATGCAGCTATAGTTTTGGCTAAAGCCCATAAAGCTAAGGTTTTATTAGGATCTGCTACTCCAAGTATAGAGACGTATTACAATGCTAAATCAGGTAAGTTTGGACTGGTAGAACTTAGTCAGCGTCATGGAAATGTGATGATGCCACAAATAGAATTAGTTGATTTAAAAGATAAGTATTTCAGAAAGAAAATGAACGGCCATTTTAGTGATGATCTTATTCAATCTATTACGGATGCGCTAGTTTTAGGCGAGCAAGTTATTTTGTTTCAAAATAGGAGAGGGTATTCTCCTGTAATGGAGTGCATTACGTGTGGGCATGTGCCTCATTGCCAGCAGTGTGATGTAAGTTTGACATTTCATAAGAATAAGAATCAATTGCGCTGTCATTACTGTGGCTATAGTATGGCTAAGCCTACAAATTGTCATGCTTGTTCAAGCTTGGATTTGATTACTAAAGGGTTTGGAACGGAACAAATAGAACAAGAATTAGCTGTTTTGTTTCCAAATTCAAAAATAGGTAGGATGGATCAAGATACTACAAGAGGGAAATTTGGTTTTGAAAAAATTATCGATAGTTTTAAAAATAGAGAAATCGATATTTTAGTTGGTACTCAAATGCTTGCCAAAGGGTTGGATTTTGATAATGTTACTTTAGTTGGGATTTTGAACGCTGATAATATGTTATTTCATCCAGATTTTAGGGCATTTGAAAGAAGTTTCCAGATGATGACTCAAGTTTCAGGACGTGCAGGACGATCTGTAAAACAAGGTAAAGTAATTATTCAAACCTATAATCCCAATCACAATACAATACAACAGGTAACTCATAATGATTACAACGGAATGTATCAGGAACAACTGTATGACCGTCAAATTTATAAATACCCGCCTTATTTTAAGTTAATCAAGATAACACTTAAACAGCGTAATTATGACAAAGTTAACGAAGGTTCAGCTTGGTTGTATCAGGTATTAAGTCAAAATTTGAATATGCCAGTATTAGGGCCAGAGGAACCTGCAATAAGTAGAATTAGGAATGAATATATACGTACGATACTTATTAAAATTCCGAATACTACATCTCTAGTAAACACAAAAAAAACTATCCATAAAATAATGAATAGTTTTGAGACTGTTGCGCAATTTAGAGCGATTAAAGTAATTTTAAATGTTGACTACTATTAA
- the nadC gene encoding carboxylating nicotinate-nucleotide diphosphorylase yields the protein MISEEKFQEELQLLIENAIREDVGPGDYSSLACIPTAAIGKAKLLVKENGIIAGVAFAKMVFQYVDPNLIVETFIEDGAAVVKGDVVFHVSGSSQSILKSERVVLNAMQRMSAIATKTKKFAALLEGTNTKILDTRKTTPGFRACEKWAVKIGGGENHRFALYDMIMLKDNHNDFAGGISLAIAKTKSFLKDNSLDLKIIVEARNLEEIKEILENDGVYRILIDNFNFEDTKKAVALIGSKCLTESSGNINEETIRNYAECGVNYISSGALTHSVYNMDLSLKAI from the coding sequence ATGATTAGCGAAGAAAAATTTCAAGAAGAGTTACAATTACTTATCGAAAATGCCATTAGAGAGGATGTTGGGCCTGGTGATTACAGTTCTTTAGCTTGTATTCCTACAGCGGCAATTGGTAAAGCTAAATTATTAGTAAAAGAAAATGGTATCATTGCTGGAGTAGCATTTGCAAAAATGGTTTTTCAATATGTTGATCCTAATTTGATTGTTGAAACTTTTATTGAAGATGGTGCTGCTGTGGTTAAAGGAGATGTTGTGTTTCATGTTTCGGGTAGTTCACAATCCATTTTAAAATCGGAACGAGTGGTTTTGAATGCTATGCAACGCATGTCAGCTATAGCAACAAAAACTAAGAAGTTTGCTGCTTTGCTTGAAGGTACAAATACAAAAATTTTAGATACTAGAAAGACCACACCAGGCTTTAGAGCTTGTGAAAAATGGGCCGTAAAAATTGGAGGTGGTGAAAATCATCGCTTTGCCTTGTATGATATGATAATGCTCAAGGATAATCATAATGATTTTGCAGGTGGCATTTCTTTGGCTATAGCCAAAACTAAATCTTTTCTCAAGGATAATTCTTTGGATTTAAAAATTATAGTTGAAGCTAGAAATTTAGAAGAAATTAAAGAAATTTTGGAAAACGATGGTGTCTACAGAATATTGATCGATAACTTTAATTTTGAGGATACTAAAAAAGCAGTAGCTTTAATTGGATCTAAGTGTTTGACAGAATCATCAGGTAATATTAATGAAGAAACAATCCGTAATTATGCAGAGTGTGGCGTAAATTATATTTCATCAGGGGCTTTAACACATTCTGTTTACAACATGGACTTGAGTTTAAAAGCAATATGA
- a CDS encoding LytTR family DNA-binding domain-containing protein, with protein MKLNCVVVDDSSIQRMIIAKLVNNHQNLNLLGDFSNAIEAKNYMSIHDVDLIFLDIEMPVISGFDFLDGLKTKPQIVFITSKAEYAMKAFDYDATDYLQKPIAIDRFNAAVKRAIDNYQLKKENKEEEGEHIFIKSNLKKLKIFTSKIKWIEAFGDYVKVVTEDDSNLVLSTMKAFENDLPKDKFVRVHKSYIINIDKVERFNSKFAEIGSTKIPLSRHKKEDLVKALSFT; from the coding sequence ATGAAATTAAATTGTGTAGTAGTTGATGATAGTTCTATACAAAGAATGATTATCGCAAAGTTAGTAAATAACCATCAAAATCTTAATCTTCTTGGAGATTTCTCTAATGCTATTGAGGCTAAAAATTATATGTCTATCCATGATGTTGACCTTATATTCTTAGACATTGAAATGCCTGTAATCAGTGGGTTTGATTTTTTAGATGGTTTAAAAACGAAACCACAAATCGTTTTCATTACATCAAAAGCAGAGTATGCCATGAAAGCATTTGATTATGATGCTACGGATTATCTTCAAAAACCAATTGCAATAGACCGTTTTAATGCAGCAGTTAAAAGAGCAATTGACAATTACCAATTAAAGAAAGAAAACAAGGAAGAAGAAGGAGAACATATATTCATAAAAAGTAATCTAAAAAAACTTAAAATTTTTACTTCTAAGATTAAATGGATCGAAGCCTTTGGAGATTATGTAAAAGTAGTTACAGAAGACGACAGTAATTTAGTTCTCTCTACTATGAAAGCTTTTGAAAACGATTTACCCAAAGATAAATTTGTTCGCGTACATAAATCATATATTATCAATATAGACAAAGTAGAACGATTTAACAGCAAGTTTGCTGAAATAGGATCAACTAAAATTCCATTAAGTCGTCATAAAAAAGAGGATTTAGTAAAAGCTTTATCTTTTACCTAA
- a CDS encoding TlpA disulfide reductase family protein — MKKIIALLVVFATFSCTTNAQKTEFTKKALTETLLVTNGSQVAFKNILKKHKGKTLVIEVWASWCGDCVKAMPKLKELQANNQDVDYIFISMDKTADKWKEGIEKHQLKGDHFMANDQMKGVFAKEVDVDWIPRYIIVDKNGKIVLYRAIETDFEKINETLKSLKK; from the coding sequence ATGAAAAAAATAATAGCTTTATTAGTAGTATTTGCAACCTTTTCTTGCACTACAAATGCTCAAAAAACTGAATTCACAAAGAAAGCATTGACCGAAACATTGCTAGTAACTAATGGCAGTCAAGTAGCATTCAAAAACATTCTAAAAAAACACAAAGGAAAAACACTTGTAATAGAAGTATGGGCTTCATGGTGCGGTGACTGTGTAAAAGCAATGCCAAAATTAAAAGAGCTTCAAGCCAATAATCAAGATGTTGATTATATTTTTATATCAATGGATAAAACTGCAGACAAATGGAAAGAAGGAATTGAAAAACACCAACTTAAAGGAGATCATTTTATGGCTAATGACCAAATGAAAGGTGTATTTGCTAAAGAAGTTGATGTTGACTGGATTCCGAGATACATTATAGTGGACAAAAATGGAAAAATTGTTTTGTACCGCGCTATAGAGACAGATTTTGAAAAAATAAATGAAACTTTAAAAAGTTTAAAAAAATAA
- a CDS encoding DUF1599 domain-containing protein, with the protein MKNTSKEYDGVITICRTLFVNKMKDYGCAWRILRLPSLTDQIYIKAQRIRSLQENEVRKIDEDETGEFIGIINYSIMALIQLELGVVDQPDLEVTHATQLYDAKIELTKKLMEDKNHDYGEAWREMRVSSLTDLILQKLLRVKQIEDNKGKTLVSEGIDANYQDMINYAVFALILMGFGNK; encoded by the coding sequence ATGAAGAATACTTCAAAAGAATATGACGGGGTTATAACCATCTGTAGAACCCTATTTGTTAATAAAATGAAAGATTACGGTTGTGCATGGCGCATACTTAGACTTCCTTCGTTAACAGATCAAATTTACATCAAAGCCCAAAGAATTAGAAGTTTACAAGAAAATGAAGTTCGTAAAATTGATGAAGATGAAACTGGTGAATTTATAGGAATTATAAACTACTCCATCATGGCTTTGATTCAACTAGAGCTTGGAGTGGTAGATCAACCCGATTTAGAAGTGACACATGCTACTCAATTATACGATGCTAAAATTGAATTGACTAAAAAACTCATGGAGGATAAAAATCATGATTATGGAGAAGCATGGCGTGAAATGCGCGTAAGTTCTCTTACTGATTTGATTTTACAAAAATTACTTCGCGTGAAGCAAATTGAAGACAATAAAGGAAAAACATTAGTCTCTGAAGGCATAGATGCTAATTATCAAGACATGATAAATTATGCTGTTTTTGCCTTAATTTTAATGGGTTTTGGAAATAAATAA